A genomic segment from Chiroxiphia lanceolata isolate bChiLan1 chromosome 27, bChiLan1.pri, whole genome shotgun sequence encodes:
- the LOC116799081 gene encoding zinc finger protein 239-like translates to MLVFWRFLQSQDAWWLLDMDLDWRNPQPNVLTPCFCSSKQDFSFLGQMEEEEATRKRKMLQDTQAGPELRTESPEDKSPHQNLVGEAVLKGSTAQEGSGEEKSRTFPRRGDSKASPGCFEEERLTLSWEGGQSLSQSSDLVVPEQFHTQEKPYKCLECGKSFRWNSHLLTHQRIHTGERPYTCGECGKSFRHSSHLITHQNFHSGERPYTCGECGRSFSRNSDLICHQKIHTGERPYKCLECGKSFSKSTALLTHQHLHTGEQPYTCGECGKSFSQSSNLITHQRVHTGERPYTCGECGKSFSQSSSLACHQKIHTGERPYKCLECGKSFSKSSHLIRHQQIHTGERPYKCLECGKSFNVSSNLMRHQQIHIGQQS, encoded by the exons ATGTTGgtattttggaggtttttaCAGTCGCAAGATGCTTGGTGGCTTTTAGATATGGACTTGGACTGGAGGAACCCCCAACCCAATGTGCTCACACCTTGTTTTTGCTCCTCAAaacaggatttctccttccttggccagatggaggaggaggaggctacaaggaagaggaagatgctgcAGGACACTCAGGCAG GCCCTGAGCTGAGGACAGAGAGCCCAGAGGACAAATCCCCCCATCAGAAcctggtgggagaggctgttttgaagggctccacggcgcaggaaggcagcggggaggaaaagTCCCGGACATTCCCCAGGAGGGGGGActccaaagccagcccagggtgctTCGAGGAGGAAAGACTCACCCTGTCCTGGGAAGGCGGCCAGAGCTTGAGCCAGAGCTCTGACCTGGTGGTCCCTGAGCAGTTTCACACTCAGGAAAagccctacaagtgcttggaatgtgggaagagcttcagatGGAACTCCCACCTCCTCAcccaccagcgcatccacactggggaacggccctacacgtgtggggaatgtgggaagagcttcaggcacAGCTCCCACCTCATCACCCATCAGAATTTCCACAGcggggaacggccctacacgtgtggggaatgtgggagaaGCTTCAGCCGGAACTCTGACCTGATCTGCCACCAGAagatccacactggggaacggccctacaagtgcttggaatgtgggaagagcttcagcaaGAGCACTGCcctcctcacccaccagcacctgCACACAGGGGAGCAGCCCTACACatgtggggagtgtgggaagagcttcagccaGAGCTCCAACCTCATCACCCACCAGCGTGTCCACACTGGGGAAAGGCCCTAcacgtgtggggaatgtgggaaaaGCTTCAGCcagagctccagcctggcctgccACCAAAAGATCCACACTGGAgaacggccctacaagtgcttggaatgcGGGAAAAGCTTCAGCAAGAGCTCCCACCTGATTCGCCACCAGCAGATCCACACgggggaacggccctacaagtgcttggagtgtgggaagagcttcaacgTCAGCTCCAACCTGATGCGCCACCAGCAGATCCACATCGGGCAGCAGTCCTAA
- the LOC116799076 gene encoding forkhead box protein J1-like: MHPVTCQGMVCSSPVLRAQGQSSSTKDDRPGSEPDLTWLVNLTGAHIGLPPISEDPEDRCTIWENLVSLVDFQSPGFPLTAEELCEYIDIPRTAVSSSTTSMTTTMHHDVAEPSQLTGNINYKTNPHVRPPYSYATLICMAMEASKKPKITLSAICKWISDNFCYFQPADPTWQSSIRHSLCINKCFIKVTREKSEPGRGAFWKLHSRYANQLKSRASKEWRMSAVQIQPASPERAQQEAWHVISPAASARSSHNNLEISMELQQLLKEFEEFENSQNWNGLEKEAGQQRKQLTPMAKVSRLPSSASGTQEERNDLTELKGDTDWEALLNNHLDEGDFSILGDLELPPPIQPVTPLLDWTGQGQHMDCPQEQEQVLTKPSHNNPGLDETLVATAFLECTWHKETTENLSSFVPIDQGAENIQASLPERDVTDWNILTCFH; this comes from the exons ATGCACCCGGTGACGTGCCAAGGCATGgtgtgctccagccctgtgctgagAGCTCAGGGGCAATCGAGCTCCACCAAGGACGACAGGCCTGGCAGCGAGCCAGACCTCACGTGGCTGGTTAACCTCACAGGCGCCCACATCGGCTTGCCCCCGATATCCGAGGACCCCGAGGACCGCTGCACCATCTGGGAAAATCTGGTGAGTCTGGTGGACTTTCAATCCCCAGGCTTTCCCCTGACTGCTGAGGAGCTGTGCGAGTACATCGACATTCCCCGCACGGCTgtctcctcctccaccacctcGATGACCACCACGATGCACCACGACGTGGCTGAGCCCTCTCAGCTCACGGGGAACATCAACTACAAGACCAACCCGCACGTCAGGCCACCCTACTCCTACGCCACCCTCATCTGCATGGCAATGGAAGCCAGCAAGAAGCCCAAGATCACCCTCTCGGCCATTTGCAAGTGGATCAGTGACAACTTCTGCTACTTCCAACCTGCTGATCCCACCTGGCAG AGCTCCATCCGGCACAGCCTCTGCATCAACAAGTGCTTCATCAAGGTGACCCGGGAGAAGAGCGAACCAGGGAGAGGCGCATTTTGGAAGCTCCACTCCCGATATGCCAACCAGCTCAAGAGCAGGGCCTCCAAAGAGTGGAGGATGTCAGCAGTGCAGATCCAGCCAGCCTCCCCTGAAAGAGCCCAGCAAGAGGCATGGCACGTCATcagcccagctgcctcagcccgCAGCTCCCATAACAACCTCGAGATCAgcatggagctgcagcagctgctgaaggagtTTGAAGAGTTTGAAAACAGCCAGAACTGGAATGGCCTGGAGAAGGAAGCGGGGCAGCAGCGCAAGCAGCTCACGCCAATGGCCAAGGTGTCTCggcttcccagctctgcttccgGGACCCAGGAGGAGCGGAATGACCTGACGGAGCTGAAGGGTGACACTGACTGGGAAGCTCTCCTGAACAACCACCTGGACGAAGGAGACTTCTCCATTCTTGGGGATCTGGAGCTCCCGCCTCCCATCCAGCCCGTAACACCACTCCTGGACTGGACGGGACAAGGGCAGCACATGGACTGTCCCCAAGAACAGGAGCAAGTCCTCACCAAACCCAGCCACAACAACCCAGGCTTGGATGAAACCCTCGTGGCCACAGCTTTCCTGGAGTGTACCTGGCACAAGGAAACAACTGAGAACCTCTCCAGCTTCGTCCCCATTGACCAGGGGGCTGAAAACATCCAGGCCTCTTTGCCAGAGAGGGATGTCACAGACTGGAACATTCTGACCTGCTTCCATTAA
- the LOC116799074 gene encoding ubiquitin carboxyl-terminal hydrolase 42-like isoform X3 produces MSMKHWIPSEGCDGISADLIFLEGGSDNLCYPELFHLFVRGATLTTGNKSFIAKGMTPAQGIPFAPEEICMDWQQRQRPGPGLRNLGSTCYINVILQCLTYTPPLANYLLSREHSRLCFQQGFCMMCIMEAHVRKVLRSSASAIWPRAVIKDLKLIGEEFEPDTAGDAFEFLCCALKAMQRACLIGSSNLDVSFQTTTIVHQIFGGLLKSRVTCLRCKAVSDSYKAFLHILLDIKEISSLTAALEDFATPKELDGGNCFKCSKCEKKEVTISKRVTVHHVPKVFTVCLERAADHTGKKISTFVEYPEYLDLLPYMSDMAGEPLLYSLYAVVVHSGDTCLDGHFFCYTKASNGLWYKMDDESVDNCGIHAVLRQQAYLLFYARCSDLKMREMEASSLTPSHAHSLPSESEGSSKEAGSAGPQGLPDRTTRTCCQRKSTTEKAQSRPLQWGSWFVNNTDYDNSTGRKRKRTSPPGRDHAPQDGTASKASKRSCQRAPAPGAAQKQPRQRRREQGRSLRQGYNLRRRFVEITDYHQSAKKRRKHSPGINRQKSQTQD; encoded by the exons ATGAGTATGAAGCATTGGATTCCTTCTGAGGGGT GTGATGGGATTAGTGCTGATCTGATCTTTCTGGAAGGAGGATCTGACAACCTTTGTTATCCAGAGCTTTTCCATCTGTTTGTGAGAGGAGCAACACTCACAACAGGCAACAAGTCCT TCATTGCCAAGGGAATGACTCCGGCACAAGGGATCCCCTTTGCCCCAGAGGAGATTTGCATGGACTGGCAGCAAAGACAGAGACCTGGGCCGGGACTCCGCAACCTGGGCAGTACCTGCTACATCAATGTCATCCTGCAGTGCCTGACATACACCCCCCCTCTGGCCAACTACCTGCTCTCTCGTGAGCACAGCAGGTTGT GTTTTCAGCAAGGCTTCTGCATGATGTGCATCATGGAAGCACATGTCAGGAAGGTCCTGCGTTCCTCAGCCAGTGCCATCTGGCCTAGGGCTGTCATCAAGGACCTCAAAC TCATAGGAGAAGAATTTGAGCCTGACACGGCCGGAGACGCCTTTGAGTTCTTATGCTGTGCTCTCAAGGCCATGCAGAGAGCCTGTCTGATTGGAAGCAGCAA cttgGACGTTTCTTTTCAAACAACTACAATTGTTCATCAAATATTTGGGGGCCTGCTGAAATCCAGAG TCACATGCTTGAGGTGCAAAGCAGTTTCTGATTCCTACAAGGCCTTCCTGCATATCCTTTTGGATATCAAA GAAATCTCATCcctcactgcagctctggaggaCTTTGCGACACCCAAGGAGCTGGATGGAGGAAACTGCTTCAAATGTAGCAA GTGTGAGAAGAAGGAGGTTACCATCTCTAAGAGAGTTACAGTCCATCATGTGCCCAAGGTCTTCACAGTGTGTCTGGAAAGGGCTGCTGATCACACTGGCAAGAAGATCAGCACG TTTGTGGAGTATCCTGAGTACTTGGATCTTCTGCCATACATGTCTGACATGGCTGGAGAACCCCTCCTCTACTCCTTATACGCTGTCGTGGTGCACAGCGGTGACACCTGCCTTGACGGACACTTCTTCTGCTACACAAAG GCCAGCAATGGACTGTGGTACAAGATGGATGATGAGTCTGTGGACAACTGTGGCATCCACGCAGTTCTCAGGCAGCAAGCCTATTTGCTGTTCTATGCCAG atgcTCTGatttgaaaatgagagaaatggaGGCTTCCTCACTGACACCCTCCCATGCCCATTCCCTCCCAAGTGAGAGTGAGGGCAGCAGCAAGGAGGCAGGTTCTGCAGGACCACAGGGTCTGCCCGACAGGACCACACGGACTTGCTGCCAGAGGAAGAGCACCACGGAGAAGGCCCAGAGCAGACCCCTGCAGTGGGGCAGCTGGTTTGTCAACAACACCGACTACGACAACTcaacagggaggaaaaggaagagaactAGTCCTCCGGGACGTGACCACGCTCCCCAGGATGGCACAGCTTCAAAAGCCTCCAAAAGAAGCTGCCAGAGAGCTCCTGCACCCGGCGCTGCTCAGAAGCAACCACGGCAAAGGCGGAGAGAACAGGGTAGATCACTGCGGCAGGGCTACAACCTCCGCAGACGGTTCGTGGAGATCACGGACTACCACCAGTCAgcaaagaagaggaggaaacatTCACCTGGAATCAACAGGCAGAAGAGCCAAACCCAGGATTAA
- the LOC116799074 gene encoding ubiquitin carboxyl-terminal hydrolase 42-like isoform X2, with protein MSMKHWIPSEGANGCLGHSGWLRPTTALAAQGDGISADLIFLEGGSDNLCYPELFHLFVRGATLTTGNKSFIAKGMTPAQGIPFAPEEICMDWQQRQRPGPGLRNLGSTCYINVILQCLTYTPPLANYLLSREHSRLCFQQGFCMMCIMEAHVRKVLRSSASAIWPRAVIKDLKLIGEEFEPDTAGDAFEFLCCALKAMQRACLIGSSNLDVSFQTTTIVHQIFGGLLKSRVTCLRCKAVSDSYKAFLHILLDIKEISSLTAALEDFATPKELDGGNCFKCSKCEKKEVTISKRVTVHHVPKVFTVCLERAADHTGKKISTFVEYPEYLDLLPYMSDMAGEPLLYSLYAVVVHSGDTCLDGHFFCYTKASNGLWYKMDDESVDNCGIHAVLRQQAYLLFYARCSDLKMREMEASSLTPSHAHSLPSESEGSSKEAGSAGPQGLPDRTTRTCCQRKSTTEKAQSRPLQWGSWFVNNTDYDNSTGRKRKRTSPPGRDHAPQDGTASKASKRSCQRAPAPGAAQKQPRQRRREQGRSLRQGYNLRRRFVEITDYHQSAKKRRKHSPGINRQKSQTQD; from the exons ATGAGTATGAAGCATTGGATTCCTTCTGAGGG agCAAATGGCTGCCTGGGACACAGTGGCTGGCTACGTCCAACAACAGCTCTTGCTGCACAAG GTGATGGGATTAGTGCTGATCTGATCTTTCTGGAAGGAGGATCTGACAACCTTTGTTATCCAGAGCTTTTCCATCTGTTTGTGAGAGGAGCAACACTCACAACAGGCAACAAGTCCT TCATTGCCAAGGGAATGACTCCGGCACAAGGGATCCCCTTTGCCCCAGAGGAGATTTGCATGGACTGGCAGCAAAGACAGAGACCTGGGCCGGGACTCCGCAACCTGGGCAGTACCTGCTACATCAATGTCATCCTGCAGTGCCTGACATACACCCCCCCTCTGGCCAACTACCTGCTCTCTCGTGAGCACAGCAGGTTGT GTTTTCAGCAAGGCTTCTGCATGATGTGCATCATGGAAGCACATGTCAGGAAGGTCCTGCGTTCCTCAGCCAGTGCCATCTGGCCTAGGGCTGTCATCAAGGACCTCAAAC TCATAGGAGAAGAATTTGAGCCTGACACGGCCGGAGACGCCTTTGAGTTCTTATGCTGTGCTCTCAAGGCCATGCAGAGAGCCTGTCTGATTGGAAGCAGCAA cttgGACGTTTCTTTTCAAACAACTACAATTGTTCATCAAATATTTGGGGGCCTGCTGAAATCCAGAG TCACATGCTTGAGGTGCAAAGCAGTTTCTGATTCCTACAAGGCCTTCCTGCATATCCTTTTGGATATCAAA GAAATCTCATCcctcactgcagctctggaggaCTTTGCGACACCCAAGGAGCTGGATGGAGGAAACTGCTTCAAATGTAGCAA GTGTGAGAAGAAGGAGGTTACCATCTCTAAGAGAGTTACAGTCCATCATGTGCCCAAGGTCTTCACAGTGTGTCTGGAAAGGGCTGCTGATCACACTGGCAAGAAGATCAGCACG TTTGTGGAGTATCCTGAGTACTTGGATCTTCTGCCATACATGTCTGACATGGCTGGAGAACCCCTCCTCTACTCCTTATACGCTGTCGTGGTGCACAGCGGTGACACCTGCCTTGACGGACACTTCTTCTGCTACACAAAG GCCAGCAATGGACTGTGGTACAAGATGGATGATGAGTCTGTGGACAACTGTGGCATCCACGCAGTTCTCAGGCAGCAAGCCTATTTGCTGTTCTATGCCAG atgcTCTGatttgaaaatgagagaaatggaGGCTTCCTCACTGACACCCTCCCATGCCCATTCCCTCCCAAGTGAGAGTGAGGGCAGCAGCAAGGAGGCAGGTTCTGCAGGACCACAGGGTCTGCCCGACAGGACCACACGGACTTGCTGCCAGAGGAAGAGCACCACGGAGAAGGCCCAGAGCAGACCCCTGCAGTGGGGCAGCTGGTTTGTCAACAACACCGACTACGACAACTcaacagggaggaaaaggaagagaactAGTCCTCCGGGACGTGACCACGCTCCCCAGGATGGCACAGCTTCAAAAGCCTCCAAAAGAAGCTGCCAGAGAGCTCCTGCACCCGGCGCTGCTCAGAAGCAACCACGGCAAAGGCGGAGAGAACAGGGTAGATCACTGCGGCAGGGCTACAACCTCCGCAGACGGTTCGTGGAGATCACGGACTACCACCAGTCAgcaaagaagaggaggaaacatTCACCTGGAATCAACAGGCAGAAGAGCCAAACCCAGGATTAA
- the LOC116799074 gene encoding ubiquitin carboxyl-terminal hydrolase 42-like isoform X1: MSMKHWIPSEGCQANGCLGHSGWLRPTTALAAQGDGISADLIFLEGGSDNLCYPELFHLFVRGATLTTGNKSFIAKGMTPAQGIPFAPEEICMDWQQRQRPGPGLRNLGSTCYINVILQCLTYTPPLANYLLSREHSRLCFQQGFCMMCIMEAHVRKVLRSSASAIWPRAVIKDLKLIGEEFEPDTAGDAFEFLCCALKAMQRACLIGSSNLDVSFQTTTIVHQIFGGLLKSRVTCLRCKAVSDSYKAFLHILLDIKEISSLTAALEDFATPKELDGGNCFKCSKCEKKEVTISKRVTVHHVPKVFTVCLERAADHTGKKISTFVEYPEYLDLLPYMSDMAGEPLLYSLYAVVVHSGDTCLDGHFFCYTKASNGLWYKMDDESVDNCGIHAVLRQQAYLLFYARCSDLKMREMEASSLTPSHAHSLPSESEGSSKEAGSAGPQGLPDRTTRTCCQRKSTTEKAQSRPLQWGSWFVNNTDYDNSTGRKRKRTSPPGRDHAPQDGTASKASKRSCQRAPAPGAAQKQPRQRRREQGRSLRQGYNLRRRFVEITDYHQSAKKRRKHSPGINRQKSQTQD, translated from the exons ATGAGTATGAAGCATTGGATTCCTTCTGAGGGGTGTCA agCAAATGGCTGCCTGGGACACAGTGGCTGGCTACGTCCAACAACAGCTCTTGCTGCACAAG GTGATGGGATTAGTGCTGATCTGATCTTTCTGGAAGGAGGATCTGACAACCTTTGTTATCCAGAGCTTTTCCATCTGTTTGTGAGAGGAGCAACACTCACAACAGGCAACAAGTCCT TCATTGCCAAGGGAATGACTCCGGCACAAGGGATCCCCTTTGCCCCAGAGGAGATTTGCATGGACTGGCAGCAAAGACAGAGACCTGGGCCGGGACTCCGCAACCTGGGCAGTACCTGCTACATCAATGTCATCCTGCAGTGCCTGACATACACCCCCCCTCTGGCCAACTACCTGCTCTCTCGTGAGCACAGCAGGTTGT GTTTTCAGCAAGGCTTCTGCATGATGTGCATCATGGAAGCACATGTCAGGAAGGTCCTGCGTTCCTCAGCCAGTGCCATCTGGCCTAGGGCTGTCATCAAGGACCTCAAAC TCATAGGAGAAGAATTTGAGCCTGACACGGCCGGAGACGCCTTTGAGTTCTTATGCTGTGCTCTCAAGGCCATGCAGAGAGCCTGTCTGATTGGAAGCAGCAA cttgGACGTTTCTTTTCAAACAACTACAATTGTTCATCAAATATTTGGGGGCCTGCTGAAATCCAGAG TCACATGCTTGAGGTGCAAAGCAGTTTCTGATTCCTACAAGGCCTTCCTGCATATCCTTTTGGATATCAAA GAAATCTCATCcctcactgcagctctggaggaCTTTGCGACACCCAAGGAGCTGGATGGAGGAAACTGCTTCAAATGTAGCAA GTGTGAGAAGAAGGAGGTTACCATCTCTAAGAGAGTTACAGTCCATCATGTGCCCAAGGTCTTCACAGTGTGTCTGGAAAGGGCTGCTGATCACACTGGCAAGAAGATCAGCACG TTTGTGGAGTATCCTGAGTACTTGGATCTTCTGCCATACATGTCTGACATGGCTGGAGAACCCCTCCTCTACTCCTTATACGCTGTCGTGGTGCACAGCGGTGACACCTGCCTTGACGGACACTTCTTCTGCTACACAAAG GCCAGCAATGGACTGTGGTACAAGATGGATGATGAGTCTGTGGACAACTGTGGCATCCACGCAGTTCTCAGGCAGCAAGCCTATTTGCTGTTCTATGCCAG atgcTCTGatttgaaaatgagagaaatggaGGCTTCCTCACTGACACCCTCCCATGCCCATTCCCTCCCAAGTGAGAGTGAGGGCAGCAGCAAGGAGGCAGGTTCTGCAGGACCACAGGGTCTGCCCGACAGGACCACACGGACTTGCTGCCAGAGGAAGAGCACCACGGAGAAGGCCCAGAGCAGACCCCTGCAGTGGGGCAGCTGGTTTGTCAACAACACCGACTACGACAACTcaacagggaggaaaaggaagagaactAGTCCTCCGGGACGTGACCACGCTCCCCAGGATGGCACAGCTTCAAAAGCCTCCAAAAGAAGCTGCCAGAGAGCTCCTGCACCCGGCGCTGCTCAGAAGCAACCACGGCAAAGGCGGAGAGAACAGGGTAGATCACTGCGGCAGGGCTACAACCTCCGCAGACGGTTCGTGGAGATCACGGACTACCACCAGTCAgcaaagaagaggaggaaacatTCACCTGGAATCAACAGGCAGAAGAGCCAAACCCAGGATTAA